Below is a genomic region from candidate division KSB1 bacterium.
TATGTCAGCTCAGGCCTCTCGAATGGTCGGCGGCAAGGCGACTCCCGCCGCCCGAATGGCCGCGTACGCGTCCCCTCTCAATTGACTGCGCAGCAGCTACCGCCGACCCCGGAACTTCGCCTCGACTTCCTCGAGGCGTTCCAGCCCCCGAATCACTTCGGCCCATTCCCAGTTCTCTCCCCGCGCCTCCAGACGTTTCTCCAAATCCACCTTCAGCCGCAACGCCAGAAAACTGCAAAACACATGCCCCCGGATCGCCTCATCGCACTTGTGGTAGATCGGACGGGTTTCCAGGATCGTCTTGGCCGTGCGGATCGTGTCCTCGACCATCCAGAGCCCCTT
It encodes:
- a CDS encoding transposase produces the protein KGFRRYLKVEGHRHFVVDEQTVKYDERFDGIWVLRTNSDYSAEQSALAYKGLWMVEDTIRTAKTILETRPIYHKCDEAIRGHVFCSFLALRLKVDLEKRLEARGENWEWAEVIRGLERLEEVEAKFRGRR